The Solibacillus sp. FSL W7-1436 genome window below encodes:
- a CDS encoding SDR family oxidoreductase: MGNPNLNDPRKKYYTEKFPDQEQSTPALQNEMSPKPDCGEKSYKGHNRLEGRNALITGGDSGIGRAAAIAYAREGANVAIQFFPGEDEDANEVKALIEEAGKKALLLPYDLREDGAATEMVKKTVEAFGGLDTLVLNAGQQIAQKTLSDLTIKQVEDTFKVNVISMFEAVKAAEEHLEPGSAIITTTSVQSYNPSTFLMDYASTKGAISNFTVNLSAYFASKGVRVNGVAPGPIWTPLQLDNGQPDGKIPEFGQNAPLGRAGQPAELAPVYVLLASDEGSYITGQIYGVTGGEAIDL, encoded by the coding sequence ATGGGAAACCCAAACCTGAACGATCCACGAAAAAAATATTATACGGAGAAGTTCCCTGATCAAGAACAGAGTACTCCGGCACTACAAAACGAAATGAGTCCAAAACCTGATTGTGGAGAAAAATCATATAAAGGGCATAATCGTCTGGAAGGGCGAAATGCATTAATTACCGGCGGCGATTCCGGAATTGGCCGTGCTGCCGCGATTGCCTATGCACGTGAAGGCGCTAATGTCGCGATTCAATTCTTCCCTGGAGAAGATGAAGACGCAAATGAAGTGAAAGCATTAATCGAAGAAGCCGGTAAAAAAGCGTTGCTGTTGCCATATGACTTGCGTGAAGATGGCGCGGCAACAGAAATGGTGAAAAAAACAGTGGAAGCTTTTGGCGGATTAGACACGCTTGTCTTAAATGCCGGACAGCAAATCGCACAGAAGACTCTAAGCGATTTAACGATCAAACAAGTAGAAGATACGTTCAAAGTAAATGTTATCAGCATGTTTGAAGCCGTTAAAGCTGCTGAAGAACATTTGGAACCGGGAAGCGCAATTATCACGACGACATCGGTTCAATCGTACAATCCATCCACATTTTTAATGGACTATGCTTCAACTAAAGGTGCGATCAGCAACTTTACAGTAAACCTTTCTGCGTACTTTGCTTCTAAAGGCGTACGTGTGAACGGGGTTGCGCCAGGCCCGATTTGGACACCGCTGCAGTTGGATAACGGACAACCGGATGGCAAAATCCCTGAATTTGGCCAAAATGCACCACTTGGTCGCGCTGGGCAGCCTGCAGAACTTGCTCCAGTTTATGTCCTTCTGGCATCCGATGAAGGAAGCTATATTACCGGACAAATTTACGGGGTAACAGGCGGCGAGGCAATCGACTTATAA
- a CDS encoding thiamine pyrophosphate-binding protein, protein MGKTEQTVSELMLDQLYMFGVRRIYGVVGDATFGLIDALAKQDKIKYIAVKHESTAAFMASAEAKLTGGLGVCTATMGPGAANLINGLGDAHADRAPVLAITGQAESSKIGTEYPQYIDQQELVKPFAAYSANLASPDATIEVLQKAARTSLGQRVVTHISIPKDIMMMSATGEPRRLPDVIEGTSSFTNESLKHALDIMRTAKRPMILAGLGATSVSADLEKLADLWGAGILTSLGGKGLFDEASPLVLQGIGEGGNPHAAEVFKQADVVLLAGTTWWPEGFVPTDARIIQIDRQFDKFVKEIPTELGIMGKTEEVIPILTESLQKFTRSEDWVTHLQQVKDKWAAQNEEEGNTKGYPVHPSRIIRAIDRTVAADAILALDTGDNTVWTNRNFKQKEQSVLFSGYWRTMGFGLPAAMAAKLIKPEKQVVAIVGDGGLQMVLADLLTATRYELDITVVVLNNESLQMERDKLKVAKKEEVGVDLTNPDFVKLAEACGWKGLRPASDTELESVMEEALNTKGPTLVDISTAQVFFPETQ, encoded by the coding sequence ATGGGAAAAACAGAGCAGACAGTTTCTGAATTGATGCTTGATCAATTGTATATGTTCGGGGTACGACGGATATACGGGGTAGTAGGTGATGCGACATTCGGGCTTATCGATGCACTGGCAAAACAGGATAAAATCAAATACATTGCGGTCAAACATGAGTCGACGGCTGCTTTTATGGCATCTGCAGAAGCTAAACTGACTGGCGGTCTTGGTGTATGTACGGCAACGATGGGACCAGGTGCAGCAAATCTTATAAATGGACTTGGTGATGCGCATGCAGACAGAGCGCCAGTACTGGCAATCACCGGGCAGGCCGAAAGCAGTAAAATCGGAACGGAATATCCGCAATATATAGATCAGCAGGAACTAGTGAAGCCTTTTGCCGCTTATTCAGCAAATCTGGCCAGCCCGGATGCGACAATTGAAGTCCTGCAAAAAGCAGCGCGAACTTCTCTCGGACAAAGAGTTGTAACCCATATCTCGATACCTAAGGATATTATGATGATGTCTGCTACGGGAGAGCCGCGACGATTGCCGGATGTAATTGAAGGTACTTCCAGCTTTACTAATGAAAGCCTGAAACACGCATTGGACATTATGAGAACAGCGAAGCGGCCGATGATCCTGGCTGGTTTAGGTGCCACTTCTGTCTCAGCGGATTTGGAAAAACTGGCGGATCTGTGGGGAGCCGGCATTCTAACAAGTTTAGGCGGAAAAGGCTTGTTTGATGAAGCTTCACCACTTGTTTTACAAGGAATTGGCGAAGGCGGGAATCCTCATGCAGCCGAAGTATTTAAACAGGCTGATGTAGTACTTCTTGCAGGAACGACTTGGTGGCCGGAAGGGTTTGTGCCAACAGATGCAAGGATAATTCAGATCGACCGCCAATTTGATAAGTTTGTAAAAGAAATTCCGACAGAACTAGGAATCATGGGAAAAACCGAGGAAGTTATTCCGATTTTAACGGAGAGCCTGCAAAAATTCACACGCTCTGAAGATTGGGTTACCCATTTACAGCAAGTAAAGGATAAATGGGCAGCGCAAAATGAGGAGGAGGGCAATACGAAAGGCTATCCTGTCCATCCTTCCCGAATTATCCGTGCCATTGACCGTACAGTAGCCGCGGATGCGATTCTCGCACTGGATACCGGCGATAATACGGTATGGACGAATCGTAACTTCAAACAAAAAGAGCAATCTGTATTATTTTCCGGTTACTGGCGGACAATGGGCTTCGGTCTTCCGGCAGCGATGGCGGCAAAGCTTATCAAGCCAGAGAAACAAGTTGTGGCGATTGTAGGCGACGGAGGGCTTCAAATGGTGCTTGCAGATCTATTGACAGCAACCCGCTACGAACTTGATATTACGGTCGTTGTTTTAAATAATGAAAGTCTGCAAATGGAAAGGGATAAGCTGAAAGTTGCGAAGAAGGAAGAAGTAGGAGTTGATTTGACGAATCCTGATTTTGTGAAATTGGCAGAAGCCTGCGGTTGGAAAGGATTACGACCTGCTTCAGATACCGAGCTGGAGTCTGTGATGGAAGAAGCGCTCAATACGAAGGGTCCAACACTGGTGGACATCAGCACAGCACAAGTATTTTTCCCGGAAACACAATAA
- the tnpC gene encoding IS66 family transposase — translation MTLVKQKQEEQNERIIRLLEEQLAQSNRQIEALTEQVRQLTKALYGSKSEKSKYQAPDGQGSLFEEDPSFNEPEQTEEQSTETVSYTVTRKKTNKKRNDSFREDIEVEEIHHHPANLACDCCLGEMVEFSSTMVREEAKFIPATLKRVQHFEHAYECKACKKDALQKAQIKRGKAPQGAIQRSIAGPTVLAKLIYDKFIQYLPLYRQVNEWERHGLHTNDKNLSNWVIRVAEDWLQPLYVLMKQLLTAKSVLHVDETYAQILKRSDGKSAQSNAYNWVCRSVQSEGPIIVLFKSALSRGRAILENLIAGFKGTVICDGYSAYGQLPNVQFANCWAHVRRYWLKADSKNGRIGVEYCDRLFHIERKIKHLLPEERVRVRQQEAKPIVAEFFDWIDRSPFFGKNAIAKAADYTLSRADELKVFLDNGHIAIDNNPAENAIRPNVIGRKNWLFSVSEAGANANAICLSLAETAKANGIDFYQYLVKLMTELPNLPFHQQPEILHNYMPWSENIQATCAK, via the coding sequence TTGACGCTTGTTAAACAGAAGCAAGAAGAACAAAACGAACGTATTATACGATTACTTGAAGAACAGTTAGCTCAGTCAAATCGACAAATAGAAGCGTTGACGGAACAAGTTCGTCAATTAACGAAAGCCTTATACGGCTCTAAGTCAGAGAAATCCAAATATCAAGCACCAGACGGACAGGGCTCTTTATTTGAAGAAGATCCGTCTTTTAACGAACCTGAGCAGACAGAAGAACAAAGCACGGAAACGGTTAGTTATACCGTTACTCGTAAAAAGACAAATAAAAAACGAAATGATTCGTTTCGTGAGGATATTGAAGTTGAGGAAATTCATCATCATCCAGCTAATTTAGCTTGTGATTGTTGTCTCGGTGAAATGGTAGAATTCAGTTCAACGATGGTACGTGAAGAAGCGAAATTTATTCCAGCTACGTTGAAACGTGTACAACATTTTGAACATGCTTATGAGTGCAAAGCGTGTAAAAAAGATGCCCTACAAAAAGCACAAATCAAACGTGGTAAAGCACCACAAGGCGCTATCCAAAGAAGCATTGCCGGACCCACTGTTTTAGCAAAACTTATCTATGATAAGTTTATCCAGTACTTGCCTCTTTACCGTCAGGTAAATGAATGGGAGCGACATGGCCTACATACCAACGATAAGAATTTATCCAATTGGGTAATACGCGTAGCAGAAGATTGGCTTCAACCGCTTTATGTTTTGATGAAGCAACTATTGACGGCGAAATCTGTGCTGCATGTGGATGAAACGTATGCACAAATACTCAAACGTTCAGATGGGAAATCCGCTCAATCGAACGCCTATAACTGGGTATGTCGTAGTGTACAAAGTGAAGGTCCTATTATCGTTTTATTTAAGAGCGCTCTCTCACGAGGGCGAGCTATATTAGAAAATTTAATTGCAGGGTTCAAAGGGACTGTGATTTGTGATGGCTATTCGGCTTATGGTCAATTGCCTAATGTTCAGTTCGCTAACTGTTGGGCGCACGTACGACGTTATTGGCTGAAAGCTGATAGTAAAAACGGGCGAATAGGTGTTGAATATTGCGATCGTTTATTTCACATCGAGCGTAAAATCAAACACCTTTTACCGGAAGAACGTGTGCGAGTTCGTCAACAAGAAGCAAAGCCCATCGTAGCTGAATTTTTCGATTGGATTGACCGTTCTCCTTTCTTTGGTAAAAACGCAATTGCGAAAGCAGCGGACTACACATTGAGCCGAGCAGATGAGTTAAAAGTCTTTCTTGATAACGGTCACATCGCAATTGACAATAATCCCGCTGAAAATGCGATTCGTCCAAATGTTATTGGCCGTAAAAATTGGCTTTTCTCTGTGAGCGAAGCGGGTGCCAATGCGAATGCCATCTGTTTAAGCTTGGCTGAAACGGCCAAAGCAAACGGGATTGATTTTTATCAGTATCTGGTGAAGCTGATGACGGAATTACCAAATTTACCATTTCATCAGCAACCTGAGATTTTACATAACTACATGCCTTGGTCAGAAAATATTCAAGCCACATGTGCAAAATAG
- a CDS encoding dihydrofolate reductase family protein: MAHTTKRRVILDLAITLDGLIEGKNGEIDWCIMDPEMNFNDFLNQIDIIFYGRKSYDLWGQYIPEEGSSKTEKEMWDLVHSKEKYVFSRTQNGDGNDAKFINENIREEVRKLKNTPGKDIWLYGGASLITTFINLGLVDEFRLSIHPVVLGEGKPLFIDINERLNLKVVNTTTFSSRVVQIIYHYEGSHK, translated from the coding sequence ATGGCACATACAACAAAGAGAAGAGTAATTTTAGATTTGGCAATTACTCTGGATGGATTGATTGAAGGAAAAAACGGTGAAATCGACTGGTGCATTATGGACCCGGAAATGAACTTTAACGATTTTTTAAATCAAATAGATATCATTTTTTACGGCAGGAAAAGCTACGACTTATGGGGGCAGTATATACCTGAAGAAGGGAGTTCCAAAACCGAAAAGGAAATGTGGGATCTGGTCCATAGTAAAGAGAAATATGTGTTTTCCAGAACTCAAAACGGGGATGGGAATGATGCGAAATTTATAAATGAGAACATCCGTGAAGAAGTGAGGAAATTAAAGAATACACCTGGGAAGGATATTTGGTTATACGGCGGAGCAAGCCTCATTACGACTTTTATCAATTTAGGGCTTGTGGATGAATTCAGATTATCGATCCATCCCGTCGTATTGGGAGAAGGGAAACCGCTGTTTATCGATATTAATGAGAGGTTAAATTTAAAAGTCGTGAATACAACAACATTCTCTTCCAGAGTTGTACAAATCATTTATCATTATGAGGGGAGTCATAAATAG
- a CDS encoding LytTR family DNA-binding domain-containing protein: MKKLNQATKNDTIAGYIDGDIHLIKMQDVYSIYSEQGKVYIQTDELELEVKQKLYELEERFSSQLLRVNKATLVHFEKIASIQSKVLGNPQLTLENGVTIPIGRNYFKALKEAFGLGGNSK; the protein is encoded by the coding sequence TTGAAAAAGCTCAATCAGGCAACAAAAAATGATACAATCGCCGGCTACATTGATGGGGATATTCATTTGATTAAAATGCAGGATGTGTACAGTATTTACAGCGAGCAAGGGAAAGTGTATATCCAAACGGATGAGCTGGAACTGGAAGTGAAACAAAAGCTTTATGAGCTGGAGGAACGATTTTCCTCACAGTTGCTACGAGTCAATAAGGCGACACTTGTTCATTTTGAGAAAATCGCTTCAATTCAGTCGAAGGTGCTCGGCAACCCACAACTTACGCTCGAAAATGGGGTAACGATTCCGATAGGCCGCAATTATTTCAAAGCATTAAAAGAGGCATTTGGATTAGGGGGAAACAGCAAGTGA
- a CDS encoding DUF3021 domain-containing protein has translation MKNLIQSLLISLCSSYFIIMLISIKSPNDYWMSETIVHQFFYAVILGIVIAIANQLYKLDWSMFAVLIIHYAITVTAVFIIGYYGGWFEVDNGKSIFILYARASIIYLLVWLYYYTDEKRAIRKMNSQLQHRGE, from the coding sequence GTGAAAAATTTAATACAAAGCCTATTGATAAGTTTATGTTCATCCTATTTCATCATCATGCTCATTTCAATAAAGTCTCCAAATGATTACTGGATGAGTGAAACGATTGTCCATCAGTTTTTCTATGCCGTCATTTTAGGAATTGTCATAGCAATAGCAAACCAGCTGTATAAATTGGATTGGTCAATGTTTGCCGTACTTATAATCCATTATGCGATTACTGTAACCGCAGTCTTTATCATCGGGTATTACGGTGGCTGGTTCGAAGTTGATAACGGCAAATCCATCTTTATCCTATACGCTCGCGCTTCGATTATTTATCTCCTTGTTTGGCTTTATTATTATACCGATGAAAAGCGCGCAATTCGAAAAATGAACAGTCAACTTCAACATCGAGGTGAGTAA
- a CDS encoding GNAT family N-acetyltransferase, with protein MKIEMNIEPVQAVKVIHQAFKRYESDPQPSSALNETADSISTEIKQGTEMFGVYDNDELIALVKCVLNEEFIYFSRLSVLPENQGKGVATNLVNYLESYAVQNNIFVSKCKVRKSEKNNIALYSKLGYKIVKEEIIINKNGDEIPALTMQKNLTI; from the coding sequence TTGAAAATTGAAATGAATATTGAACCGGTACAAGCGGTTAAAGTGATCCATCAGGCGTTCAAGCGTTACGAATCAGATCCGCAACCATCCAGTGCTTTAAATGAAACAGCAGATTCCATTAGTACTGAGATCAAACAAGGGACAGAAATGTTCGGGGTATACGATAACGATGAATTAATAGCGCTCGTAAAATGTGTTTTAAATGAGGAATTCATCTATTTTTCAAGATTGTCTGTGTTGCCTGAAAATCAGGGGAAGGGCGTAGCAACTAACTTGGTGAACTATTTAGAAAGCTACGCTGTACAAAATAATATATTTGTTTCAAAATGCAAAGTCCGAAAAAGTGAAAAGAACAATATCGCGCTTTATTCAAAATTAGGATATAAAATCGTGAAAGAAGAAATCATCATCAATAAAAATGGTGATGAAATTCCGGCACTCACAATGCAAAAGAATCTAACTATTTGA
- a CDS encoding phosphatase PAP2 family protein has protein sequence MAICRAYRKGALFFIFRAYGETKFIFTVAIILCILIWLRKKDFRLIGFVIFSVGGGYGLYQLLKRLIERPRPDIADQFSTFSFPSGHAVHGLLYVFTIAYVLNRLYNFNKASLIVWIAAIILTLLIGLSRITEARHFASDVIAGWSLGYSWFIFIVWLYLKNKSTHSDS, from the coding sequence TTGGCCATTTGTCGTGCGTACCGTAAAGGTGCGCTATTTTTTATATTTCGGGCTTACGGTGAAACTAAGTTTATTTTTACTGTCGCAATCATTCTTTGTATCCTTATTTGGCTTCGAAAAAAAGACTTTAGGCTGATTGGTTTTGTTATTTTTTCCGTAGGTGGCGGATACGGATTATATCAACTGTTAAAACGCCTGATTGAAAGACCGCGTCCGGATATAGCAGATCAATTTTCCACATTCAGTTTTCCTTCAGGACATGCTGTACATGGGTTATTGTATGTATTTACGATCGCCTATGTACTGAACCGCCTTTATAATTTCAATAAAGCATCACTGATCGTTTGGATTGCAGCTATTATTTTAACTTTACTCATCGGACTTTCCCGAATTACAGAAGCGCGTCACTTCGCCTCGGATGTAATAGCCGGTTGGTCACTTGGCTATAGCTGGTTTATTTTTATTGTATGGTTGTATTTAAAAAACAAAAGCACCCATTCTGATTCTTAA
- a CDS encoding ABC transporter ATP-binding protein, translated as MQVLIDVQQLTKRYGEFEAVKGISFSVQKGALLAFLGSNGAGKSTTIEMLCTLLEKTGGTVSIDGHTLGTLKGNEAIRRTIGIVFQESILDHQLTVKENIVHRGRFYRLPKAVLQDNYDFVQQYLKLADIEHKKYGSLSGGQRRRADIARAIIHKPKLLFLDEPTTGLDPLTRQFVWATIERLRKEIGMTIFLTTHYMEEAAHADDIIIMKNGEIIAQGSPNELKALYAKDYLQFVLKPTVAIENISAILPGMPVKQQDGWKVEVASTISTIPVLAQLEPYIASFEVIKGSLDQVFIETNEAGEGKQYADELNCSQ; from the coding sequence ATGCAAGTCTTGATAGATGTCCAACAGTTAACAAAGCGGTACGGAGAATTCGAAGCCGTAAAGGGAATCAGTTTTTCCGTGCAAAAGGGGGCACTTTTGGCTTTTCTTGGGAGTAACGGCGCAGGTAAATCTACGACAATTGAAATGTTATGTACGCTTTTGGAAAAAACGGGTGGAACGGTTTCAATCGATGGGCATACACTTGGTACATTGAAAGGCAATGAGGCGATTCGCCGAACGATAGGTATTGTATTTCAGGAAAGTATTTTAGATCATCAATTGACGGTAAAGGAAAATATCGTGCATCGTGGCCGTTTTTATCGCTTACCGAAGGCGGTATTACAGGATAACTATGATTTTGTGCAGCAATATTTAAAGCTGGCAGACATCGAACATAAAAAATACGGTTCGCTGTCAGGCGGGCAGCGACGTCGAGCAGATATTGCGCGGGCAATAATTCATAAGCCCAAGTTGTTATTTTTAGATGAGCCGACGACTGGACTCGATCCACTTACACGTCAATTTGTTTGGGCTACGATTGAGCGGTTGCGTAAAGAAATAGGCATGACGATTTTTTTGACAACACATTATATGGAAGAGGCAGCACATGCAGACGATATTATCATCATGAAAAATGGTGAGATTATTGCACAAGGATCGCCGAATGAATTAAAAGCGCTTTATGCGAAGGATTATTTGCAATTTGTATTAAAGCCTACAGTTGCCATTGAAAATATTTCAGCCATTTTACCCGGGATGCCTGTAAAGCAGCAGGACGGATGGAAGGTGGAAGTGGCATCTACAATTTCGACGATTCCGGTTTTAGCACAACTCGAGCCATATATTGCATCGTTTGAAGTAATTAAAGGTTCGCTTGACCAAGTATTTATTGAAACGAACGAAGCAGGGGAGGGAAAACAATATGCTGACGAGCTTAATTGTTCGCAATAA
- the tnpB gene encoding IS66 family insertion sequence element accessory protein TnpB (TnpB, as the term is used for proteins encoded by IS66 family insertion elements, is considered an accessory protein, since TnpC, encoded by a neighboring gene, is a DDE family transposase.) has translation MKQDFTSVQNIYIICGKTDMRKGIDGLATLIQDSFELDPYSDSIFLFSGWSKDRYKCLYFDGDGFAMLYKRLDNGKLQWPKDENEVRKLSQQELRWLLEGLSLQQPKAIAKSVKGIF, from the coding sequence ATGAAACAGGATTTTACGAGCGTGCAAAACATCTACATCATCTGCGGTAAGACAGACATGCGTAAAGGTATTGATGGTCTCGCAACGCTCATTCAAGATTCTTTCGAATTGGATCCGTATAGTGATTCTATCTTTCTGTTTTCTGGATGGAGCAAGGATCGGTATAAATGTTTGTATTTCGATGGAGATGGCTTCGCCATGCTTTATAAACGATTAGATAATGGGAAATTACAATGGCCAAAAGATGAAAATGAGGTACGCAAACTTTCGCAACAAGAGCTGCGTTGGTTGTTGGAAGGATTATCTCTACAACAGCCGAAGGCAATTGCAAAATCTGTAAAAGGTATCTTTTAA
- a CDS encoding DUF421 domain-containing protein encodes MDFFYAQESLTAIQWILRAIIAFIFLFFVVKIMGLRSFSQLRLLDYAMAILIGNIIAHPLSDEGLGLEGSLISMTVLVILYLACIYVMRKFLPFREFVAPPPIPLVKNGEINVRNLKKARITIDVILSEMRKQSISDMSKIALALWEPDGEISIFLSPDHQPVTKSDLNITSQPFSYPMTIIKEGKINYEALSNSVYTEETLKNTVNKTYNVEINAILLGTIDQNNQLQIFLK; translated from the coding sequence GTGGACTTTTTTTACGCTCAGGAATCTCTTACTGCAATTCAATGGATATTAAGGGCAATTATCGCCTTTATCTTCTTATTTTTTGTTGTCAAAATAATGGGATTACGTTCGTTTTCCCAACTTCGATTACTTGATTATGCAATGGCTATACTTATTGGAAATATTATTGCCCATCCACTATCAGATGAAGGGCTGGGATTAGAAGGCTCCTTAATTTCCATGACTGTTTTAGTCATCCTTTATTTAGCTTGTATATATGTAATGAGAAAGTTTCTCCCGTTCAGAGAATTTGTAGCGCCTCCCCCAATCCCTCTCGTTAAAAATGGGGAAATTAATGTTAGGAATTTAAAAAAAGCAAGAATCACAATAGACGTTATTTTATCTGAAATGAGAAAACAAAGTATTTCGGATATGAGTAAAATTGCATTAGCTCTATGGGAACCGGATGGGGAAATTTCAATTTTCCTGTCACCAGACCATCAGCCTGTCACAAAGTCTGATCTCAACATTACATCACAACCTTTTTCCTATCCAATGACGATTATTAAAGAGGGGAAGATTAATTATGAAGCGTTAAGTAATTCTGTCTATACTGAAGAAACCCTTAAAAACACCGTAAACAAAACGTATAATGTAGAAATTAATGCGATTTTGCTTGGAACAATCGATCAAAATAATCAACTGCAAATTTTTCTCAAATAG
- a CDS encoding GNAT family N-acetyltransferase: protein MHVETERLLIRNFKMNDLQAVYEYTSDANVMKYIPEGVFTEKIAKEFIEQNIGDEAEKFAVILKGENTLIGHLFFGKYFGDHTYEIGWVFNPKFYNKGYATEAAHEMLQYAFEEMKLHRVIATCQPQNPPSYRVMEKIGMRREGYFKKCIPNGEEWWDEYYYAILGEEWK from the coding sequence GTGCACGTCGAAACTGAAAGATTATTAATACGTAATTTTAAAATGAACGATTTACAGGCGGTATATGAATATACATCCGATGCCAATGTGATGAAATATATACCTGAAGGGGTTTTTACAGAAAAAATTGCAAAAGAATTTATCGAACAAAATATTGGGGATGAAGCGGAAAAGTTCGCGGTCATATTAAAAGGTGAAAACACTTTGATAGGGCATCTCTTTTTCGGGAAATATTTCGGTGATCATACATATGAAATTGGCTGGGTATTCAATCCGAAATTTTATAATAAAGGGTATGCTACTGAAGCGGCTCATGAAATGTTACAATATGCCTTTGAAGAAATGAAACTACATAGAGTGATCGCAACTTGCCAGCCGCAAAATCCGCCTTCGTATCGTGTAATGGAGAAAATCGGTATGAGAAGGGAAGGTTATTTCAAAAAATGCATTCCAAACGGTGAAGAGTGGTGGGATGAATACTATTACGCGATTTTGGGGGAAGAGTGGAAATAA